The following are encoded together in the Terriglobales bacterium genome:
- a CDS encoding YtxH domain-containing protein, whose product MSEKDNSNSLVWFLAGLGAGALIGVLYAPRSGRETRQALRDKAEEGRDYVITRGRAAKEQAQQWAEKGRDALGKHKESLSTAIDAGVQAYREATSEGSKSKV is encoded by the coding sequence ATGTCGGAGAAGGACAACAGCAATAGTCTGGTTTGGTTCCTGGCTGGCCTTGGTGCCGGCGCGCTCATCGGAGTGCTCTATGCGCCCCGCTCAGGGCGCGAGACGCGTCAGGCGCTGCGCGACAAGGCCGAAGAGGGTCGCGATTACGTCATCACCCGCGGCCGCGCGGCCAAGGAACAGGCGCAGCAGTGGGCGGAGAAGGGCCGCGACGCCCTGGGCAAGCACAAGGAATCGCTGAGCACCGCGATCGACGCCGGAGTGCAGGCGTACCGCGAAGCCACCAGCGAAGGCTCGAAGTCGAAGGTCTAG
- a CDS encoding SDR family oxidoreductase — MATQTDQPLEGKVAVVTGGGRGIGAAVARKLAAMGASTVLCGRTLSPLKQTAEGIVGSGGQCEAVECDVCHLPAVEALALRVQQTFGRVDVLVNNAGIGGFGGPLHEMPPEQWDAVLNTNLRGVYYCIRAFAPMMMQARSGHIVNISSLAGKNALPGGAAYAASKWGLNGLTYSVAEELRGHNIRVAVVCPGSVDTELTPHAGKDPGKMLQPDDVAHVVAMLVTQAPQAFASEVLLRPTQKP, encoded by the coding sequence ATGGCGACGCAAACGGATCAACCCTTGGAGGGCAAGGTGGCGGTCGTGACCGGCGGAGGCCGGGGCATCGGGGCGGCGGTGGCCCGCAAACTTGCCGCCATGGGCGCTTCCACCGTCCTCTGCGGCCGCACCCTCTCTCCTCTGAAGCAGACGGCGGAAGGGATCGTTGGGAGCGGCGGTCAGTGCGAGGCGGTGGAATGTGATGTCTGCCATCTGCCCGCGGTGGAAGCGCTGGCCCTCCGCGTACAACAGACCTTTGGGCGCGTGGACGTCCTGGTCAACAACGCCGGCATCGGCGGCTTCGGCGGCCCGCTGCACGAGATGCCCCCGGAGCAATGGGACGCGGTGCTCAACACCAACCTGCGCGGCGTGTATTACTGCATCCGGGCGTTTGCCCCGATGATGATGCAGGCGCGCAGCGGCCACATCGTGAACATCTCCTCTCTCGCCGGCAAGAATGCTCTTCCCGGCGGCGCGGCATACGCCGCCTCCAAGTGGGGATTGAATGGGCTCACCTATTCGGTGGCGGAGGAGCTGCGGGGACATAACATCCGCGTGGCTGTGGTCTGCCCGGGCTCCGTGGACACCGAGCTCACCCCGCACGCGGGCAAGGACCCCGGCAAGATGCTCCAGCCGGACGACGTGGCCCACGTTGTGGCCATGCTGGTGACGCAGGCGCCGCAGGCGTTTGCCAGCGAGGTCCTCCTGCGCCCCACCCAGAAACCCTGA